From Planctomycetota bacterium, a single genomic window includes:
- the dcd gene encoding dCTP deaminase: MSILCDTQIRELVGIEPFEDNVRRRGRVSYGVSSYGYDVRVGSLFKVFTPTHPQGGQAVVDPKSFGDDMFVTVDTKSTGRDHVIIPPNSFALAETVEEMKIPRDVLAICVGKSTYARCGLIVNVTPLEPEWRGKVTLEISNTTPLPAKVYANEGIAQMLFLQADRVCGTSYADKGGKYQDQSGLTLPLVD; the protein is encoded by the coding sequence ATGTCGATCCTCTGTGACACCCAGATCCGCGAACTCGTCGGCATCGAGCCGTTCGAGGACAACGTCCGACGACGTGGACGCGTCAGCTACGGCGTCTCGTCCTACGGCTACGACGTCCGTGTCGGCAGCCTCTTCAAGGTCTTCACGCCCACCCACCCCCAAGGCGGGCAGGCCGTCGTGGATCCCAAGTCGTTCGGCGACGACATGTTCGTCACCGTCGACACCAAGAGCACCGGCCGCGATCACGTCATCATCCCGCCGAACAGCTTCGCCTTGGCCGAGACCGTCGAGGAGATGAAGATCCCGCGCGACGTCCTGGCCATCTGCGTCGGCAAGAGCACTTACGCCCGCTGCGGCCTGATCGTGAACGTCACGCCCCTCGAGCCCGAGTGGCGTGGCAAGGTCACGCTGGAAATCAGCAACACCACGCCCCTTCCGGCCAAGGTCTACGCGAACGAGGGCATCGCCCAGATGCTCTTCCTACAGGCCGACCGCGTCTGCGGCACCAGCTACGCGGACAAAGGCGGCAAGTACCAGGACCAGAGCGGCCTGACGCTGCCTCTGGTCGACTGA